In the genome of Methanopyrus kandleri AV19, one region contains:
- the hemL gene encoding glutamate-1-semialdehyde 2,1-aminomutase: MGYEDEFPESLELFKRAERVMPGGVSSPVRRFDPYPFYVERAEGSRLYTVDGHVLIDYCLAFGPLILGHAHPEVVEAVVERVREGFHYGTPTLPELKLAEKVVELVPNVEKVRLVNTGTEATMSAIRLARAYTGREKIVKFEGCYHGAHDAVLVRAGSGASELGAPDSPGIPESVAENTLVCPFNDVEAFVETVERFDEEIGAVIVEPVLGNAGCVPPDEEFLKVLREYCDGTERLLIFDEVITGFRLELGGAQEYYGIDADLVCLGKILGGGLPIGAFGGPEEYMSRVAPEGKVYQAGTFNGNPVSATAGLVTLEVLERERPYDELSSKAERLASALEDGLEDRGIEGVVNRVESMFQVYFGIEEVRDYADVNSADHDAFKRFHRELLEHGVWIAASNYEAWFLSIAHTETDLERTEEAFEEALDRLTG; encoded by the coding sequence TTGGGTTACGAGGACGAGTTCCCCGAGTCGCTCGAGCTCTTCAAGCGCGCCGAGCGAGTGATGCCGGGCGGCGTGAGCAGTCCGGTCCGACGGTTCGATCCGTACCCGTTCTACGTCGAAAGGGCCGAGGGTTCGCGCCTGTACACCGTGGACGGACACGTCCTGATTGACTACTGCTTGGCCTTCGGTCCGTTAATACTGGGACACGCCCACCCCGAGGTCGTAGAGGCCGTGGTCGAGCGGGTGCGGGAGGGCTTCCACTACGGTACACCGACGCTCCCCGAGCTGAAGCTCGCGGAGAAAGTCGTCGAGCTGGTTCCGAACGTGGAGAAGGTGAGATTGGTGAACACCGGCACCGAGGCGACGATGAGCGCGATACGGCTCGCCCGCGCGTACACGGGCCGTGAGAAGATCGTGAAGTTCGAAGGGTGCTACCACGGAGCCCACGACGCGGTGCTCGTCCGGGCGGGATCCGGGGCCTCCGAGCTCGGGGCGCCCGACTCACCGGGTATCCCGGAGTCGGTGGCGGAGAACACCCTCGTCTGCCCGTTCAACGACGTCGAAGCTTTCGTGGAGACCGTGGAGAGGTTCGACGAGGAGATCGGTGCGGTGATCGTGGAACCCGTGCTGGGTAACGCCGGCTGTGTGCCCCCCGACGAGGAGTTCCTGAAAGTACTTCGCGAGTACTGCGACGGGACCGAGCGGTTGCTGATCTTCGACGAGGTGATCACGGGATTCCGACTGGAGTTGGGTGGTGCCCAGGAGTACTACGGTATCGACGCGGACCTCGTCTGCCTGGGTAAGATCCTGGGAGGAGGGCTCCCGATAGGGGCCTTCGGAGGCCCGGAGGAGTACATGTCGCGCGTTGCACCCGAGGGCAAAGTATACCAGGCCGGCACGTTCAACGGCAACCCGGTGTCGGCTACGGCGGGCCTGGTGACGCTCGAGGTACTCGAACGTGAACGACCCTACGACGAACTCTCATCGAAGGCGGAGCGGTTGGCCTCCGCCCTGGAGGACGGCCTCGAGGACCGTGGCATCGAAGGAGTCGTGAACCGAGTGGAGTCCATGTTCCAGGTGTACTTCGGGATCGAAGAGGTCCGAGATTACGCCGACGTAAACTCGGCCGACCACGATGCGTTCAAGCGGTTCCACAGGGAGTTGTTAGAGCACGGCGTATGGATCGCGGCCTCGAATTACGAGGCCTGGTTCCTGTCCATCGCGCACACCGAGACGGACCTGGAACGCACCGAGGAAGCCTTCGAAGAGGCACTCGATCGGCTCACGGGATGA
- the ribH gene encoding 6,7-dimethyl-8-ribityllumazine synthase: MSEIRLGLVVTEFNREITYAMEELAVQHAKDLGAKVVERVLVPGSFEVPLAVRKLLERDDIDAVVTLGAIIKGDTDHDQAIAQQAFRKIQDLMVEYGKPVALGISGPGMTRMEALERVHYAKRAVEAAVKMVRRLRELEGE; encoded by the coding sequence GTGTCGGAGATACGACTGGGTCTCGTCGTGACGGAATTCAACCGGGAGATAACCTACGCGATGGAGGAGCTCGCGGTCCAACACGCCAAGGATCTTGGGGCGAAGGTCGTCGAACGCGTCCTCGTCCCCGGATCCTTCGAGGTACCGTTGGCGGTCAGGAAGCTCCTCGAGCGCGACGACATCGACGCCGTCGTGACCCTAGGTGCGATCATCAAGGGTGACACCGACCACGACCAGGCTATCGCGCAACAGGCGTTCAGGAAGATACAGGATCTGATGGTCGAGTACGGTAAGCCCGTGGCGTTAGGTATCTCCGGTCCGGGCATGACCAGGATGGAGGCCCTGGAGCGCGTTCACTACGCCAAGCGCGCCGTAGAAGCCGCCGTCAAGATGGTCCGGCGGCTGCGGGAGCTGGAGGGTGAATAG
- a CDS encoding protein-L-isoaspartate O-methyltransferase, which translates to MAEDDKVFRRARERLVERLKSLGYIRSNRVAEAMLKVPRHEFVPEDLRDRAYVDSPLPIGRGQTISAPHMVAIMTELLDPRPGHKVLEVGAGSGYHAAVVAELVKPDGRVITVERIPELADFARNNLKKTGYDRFVKVLVGDGTKGYPPEAPYDRILVTAGAPDVPESLLEQLKPGGKMVIPVGDRHMQELWLVEKTEDGEIRRRRHGGCAFVPLIGEEGFQEPES; encoded by the coding sequence TTGGCCGAAGACGATAAGGTCTTTCGACGCGCCCGTGAGCGCCTGGTGGAGCGGTTGAAGTCCCTGGGTTACATTAGATCGAACCGCGTGGCCGAGGCCATGCTCAAGGTGCCGCGTCACGAGTTCGTTCCGGAGGATCTCCGCGATCGGGCCTACGTCGACTCGCCCTTACCCATCGGCAGGGGACAGACCATCTCGGCCCCGCACATGGTGGCGATCATGACCGAGTTGCTCGACCCACGGCCCGGACACAAGGTGCTCGAGGTGGGGGCGGGTTCGGGGTACCACGCCGCCGTGGTAGCCGAACTGGTGAAACCCGACGGTCGTGTGATCACGGTCGAGAGGATCCCGGAGCTCGCGGACTTCGCCCGGAATAACCTGAAGAAAACCGGATACGACCGTTTCGTGAAGGTGTTGGTGGGGGACGGGACCAAGGGCTACCCGCCCGAAGCCCCGTACGACCGTATTCTGGTGACGGCGGGCGCCCCGGACGTCCCGGAAAGCCTGCTGGAGCAGCTGAAACCGGGAGGGAAGATGGTCATTCCTGTGGGAGACCGGCACATGCAGGAGCTGTGGTTGGTGGAGAAGACCGAGGACGGAGAGATCAGGCGTCGTCGGCACGGTGGATGCGCGTTCGTACCGCTCATAGGGGAGGAGGGGTTCCAGGAACCCGAATCTTGA
- a CDS encoding ASCH domain-containing protein has product MAKVPDRVLNRSEVAQNPHRAVGEYVEAVVVQIKGDQGIQLELGLPFGVFLPAGAIRAALDWPEPVDLELLFIPGEELIVKLEDLDLKNKVARVWIPDFEVERLRVRLGEKPPRRVIEIMTREEFFDLITEGLKTAEIRPSDHRSFRYLEPGDTLVFKNFKAGTMRCIETVVRNVEKDLDPKEAAERFYQEAGFESPEECLEGLKEMYDGLPEKVDVAEFEPVREWEE; this is encoded by the coding sequence ATGGCTAAAGTCCCTGATCGCGTGCTGAACCGCTCCGAAGTCGCCCAGAACCCACACCGGGCCGTGGGCGAGTACGTCGAGGCCGTGGTGGTGCAGATCAAGGGAGATCAGGGTATCCAGCTGGAGCTCGGCCTACCGTTCGGCGTGTTCCTACCGGCCGGAGCGATCCGAGCGGCCCTAGACTGGCCCGAACCGGTGGATTTGGAGCTGCTATTCATACCCGGAGAAGAGCTGATCGTCAAACTCGAGGACCTGGATCTTAAGAACAAGGTAGCCCGTGTATGGATCCCGGACTTCGAGGTGGAACGGCTCCGAGTGAGGCTCGGAGAGAAGCCGCCTCGCCGCGTGATCGAGATCATGACCAGGGAGGAGTTCTTCGATCTGATCACCGAGGGTCTGAAAACCGCCGAGATACGGCCGTCCGACCACCGATCGTTCAGGTACCTGGAGCCAGGCGATACGCTCGTGTTCAAGAACTTCAAGGCCGGCACCATGCGCTGCATCGAGACGGTGGTCAGGAACGTCGAGAAGGATCTCGACCCCAAGGAGGCCGCCGAGCGGTTCTATCAGGAGGCCGGATTCGAGAGCCCCGAGGAGTGTCTAGAGGGACTTAAGGAGATGTACGACGGACTGCCCGAGAAGGTCGATGTAGCCGAGTTCGAGCCGGTGAGGGAGTGGGAAGAATGA
- a CDS encoding MBL fold metallo-hydrolase, whose protein sequence is MITQKRRTGGFRLEFPDFHLHVDPGPGCLLSTRLSRRPTTAVDAVFVSHSHPDHYAEAEVLVEAMTRGGTKRRGTFVGSVSAVEGYSDDSGDYGPVLSAYHRSLPEEVVALEPGDEIDLPAGTLEAVPTTHGDPTGIGFRLETEDDSIYYTGDTELREDFFEVIEDVTVAIVNVVRPGSDRIRGHLCTYDVIELVSEAPELRKVFITHFGMKMLRVGPGREARRIEHETGVETVAARDGRAYDL, encoded by the coding sequence ATGATCACTCAGAAACGCAGAACCGGAGGTTTTCGTCTCGAATTTCCCGACTTCCATCTCCACGTGGACCCAGGGCCCGGATGTCTCCTGAGTACCCGACTCTCCCGGCGACCCACCACGGCCGTCGACGCCGTGTTCGTCTCCCATTCACACCCCGATCACTACGCCGAAGCCGAGGTGCTCGTCGAGGCTATGACACGCGGCGGGACTAAACGTCGCGGCACGTTCGTGGGTTCCGTTTCCGCGGTGGAAGGGTATTCCGATGACTCCGGTGACTACGGTCCCGTCCTCAGCGCTTACCACCGAAGCTTACCGGAAGAAGTCGTGGCGCTCGAACCTGGCGACGAGATCGACCTACCGGCCGGAACACTCGAAGCGGTACCGACTACCCATGGGGATCCTACCGGCATCGGGTTCCGTCTCGAAACAGAGGACGACTCCATTTACTACACCGGAGACACGGAACTCCGTGAAGATTTTTTTGAGGTGATAGAGGACGTGACCGTCGCCATAGTCAACGTCGTGAGACCGGGATCAGACAGGATCAGAGGGCATCTTTGCACCTACGACGTGATAGAGCTAGTTTCGGAAGCACCCGAACTTCGGAAAGTTTTCATAACCCATTTCGGAATGAAGATGCTCAGGGTAGGCCCCGGGCGCGAAGCGAGACGTATTGAGCACGAGACCGGCGTTGAGACCGTCGCTGCCCGGGACGGACGCGCCTACGATCTGTGA
- a CDS encoding DUF2121 family protein, which produces MTLVLAYAGTDGALVAGDRRTLVARMDEEKMRKVEEKLYSGEIRTEEELESFLKDLDVEDGYFEFHDDRKKVWKVNDEVVAGEVGVRSAKGVRRRRVYATPGAHAIVELEGEKVLSKNFGGPALIVEGPKVVKELVIEFVNSELGGKPDLESLRNALDDLFEYVSSGTILVSSEYDAYEVKGKADPLARARLQKAIDEDIERLREHRRRLAEEMLKHIREGYDILKEGVVGEVVEVGTEEEGKGVEDVPPERRIVVRLAEDVDARHMGDVVAGPGEEIVMAVEGNPEEVEPGDRVVVKDGVMKIDGKDLPVITGYSICRTRR; this is translated from the coding sequence TTGACCCTGGTACTGGCCTACGCCGGGACGGACGGTGCTCTCGTGGCCGGGGACCGTCGCACCCTAGTCGCTCGTATGGACGAGGAAAAGATGCGGAAAGTGGAAGAAAAACTGTACTCCGGTGAGATAAGGACCGAAGAAGAATTGGAATCGTTCCTGAAAGATCTCGACGTCGAGGATGGTTACTTCGAGTTCCACGACGATAGGAAGAAAGTCTGGAAAGTGAACGACGAGGTAGTGGCCGGAGAAGTCGGCGTGAGATCGGCCAAAGGCGTTCGGAGGCGCCGCGTTTACGCGACTCCCGGCGCCCACGCTATCGTTGAGCTTGAAGGGGAAAAGGTCCTCTCCAAGAATTTCGGCGGCCCCGCCCTGATCGTGGAAGGCCCCAAGGTCGTCAAGGAACTGGTGATCGAGTTCGTGAACTCCGAGCTCGGAGGGAAACCCGACCTGGAATCCCTCCGGAACGCCCTGGATGACCTCTTCGAGTACGTGTCCTCCGGTACGATCCTCGTGAGCTCCGAGTACGATGCGTACGAGGTGAAGGGCAAGGCGGACCCCCTGGCTCGAGCCCGCCTCCAGAAGGCCATCGACGAGGACATCGAACGGCTCCGCGAGCACAGACGGCGACTCGCCGAGGAGATGCTCAAGCATATCCGGGAAGGTTACGATATCTTGAAGGAAGGAGTCGTCGGCGAGGTCGTCGAGGTCGGCACCGAGGAAGAGGGTAAAGGGGTGGAGGACGTTCCCCCCGAGCGGCGGATCGTCGTCAGGCTCGCGGAGGACGTCGACGCCAGGCACATGGGGGACGTGGTCGCCGGTCCCGGTGAGGAGATCGTCATGGCCGTCGAAGGTAATCCTGAGGAGGTGGAGCCGGGAGATAGGGTGGTGGTGAAAGACGGGGTAATGAAGATAGATGGAAAGGACCTGCCCGTGATCACGGGGTACTCAATCTGCCGAACGAGACGTTGA
- a CDS encoding radical SAM protein produces the protein MTCELCGDPASSFLRVCRECILNRWDKAREILREAHAEARRELGLPPEPPSEGLECGACVNRCRIPEGKVGYCGVVRNEGGKIIREHAGRAYLDPHPTNCVGAWVCPGATSRGYPKYTETRGPERGRYNLAVFYGGCTHHCFFCQNYEHWVERERLSAEDLKRRASDPDVTCVCFFGGDPTPHYDQVIEIGREWEELRVRVCLETNGSLRPKLMRRIAEICYESGGGFNMDVKAYDPRIYYALSFSDPEYTFKNLEIIGREFAREDPPILRPSTLVVPEYITPEEVEKIAEFLASIDERIPYRLLQHVPQYHSADLGYTPVCVMRECKRAAERHLENVDACIYRYA, from the coding sequence ATGACCTGCGAACTCTGCGGGGATCCCGCATCCTCATTTTTACGCGTGTGCAGGGAGTGTATCCTGAACCGCTGGGATAAAGCCCGAGAGATCCTCCGAGAGGCGCACGCTGAAGCGAGGAGAGAGCTTGGACTCCCACCGGAGCCGCCGTCGGAGGGGCTCGAGTGCGGCGCCTGCGTGAACCGGTGTAGGATACCCGAAGGGAAGGTCGGGTACTGTGGCGTCGTTCGAAACGAGGGCGGTAAGATAATCCGTGAGCACGCGGGCCGCGCGTATTTGGACCCCCACCCCACCAACTGCGTGGGAGCGTGGGTCTGCCCCGGTGCCACCTCCCGCGGGTACCCGAAGTACACGGAAACACGGGGGCCCGAGCGCGGTCGGTATAACTTAGCCGTATTCTATGGAGGCTGCACCCACCACTGCTTCTTCTGCCAGAATTACGAGCACTGGGTAGAACGTGAGCGGCTGAGTGCCGAAGATTTGAAACGTCGTGCCTCCGATCCGGACGTGACGTGCGTATGTTTCTTCGGTGGTGATCCCACCCCCCATTACGACCAGGTTATAGAGATCGGACGTGAGTGGGAGGAGCTCCGCGTTCGCGTGTGCTTGGAAACGAACGGAAGCTTGAGACCGAAACTCATGCGCAGAATCGCCGAGATCTGCTACGAGTCCGGTGGAGGTTTCAACATGGACGTCAAGGCGTACGACCCACGGATATACTACGCCCTATCCTTCTCCGATCCTGAGTACACGTTTAAGAACCTCGAGATCATCGGTCGGGAATTCGCGCGAGAAGATCCACCGATCCTCCGCCCGAGCACCCTAGTAGTGCCCGAGTACATTACGCCCGAGGAGGTAGAGAAAATCGCGGAGTTTCTGGCTTCCATCGACGAACGTATACCTTACCGGCTTCTCCAGCACGTGCCTCAATACCACTCAGCGGACCTCGGTTACACGCCGGTCTGTGTTATGCGAGAGTGTAAACGTGCCGCCGAACGTCATCTGGAGAACGTTGACGCCTGCATATACCGATACGCCTGA
- a CDS encoding metal-sulfur cluster assembly factor — translation MPSEEEVLKELKKVKDPHTGLDIVSMRLVEEVNADEENIEVVVRPTNPFCPSALMIVEQVKATLESAFEGVNVDVKLVGHVLTEEEE, via the coding sequence TTGCCCTCTGAAGAGGAAGTGTTAAAGGAGCTCAAGAAGGTGAAAGACCCACACACGGGACTCGACATAGTCTCGATGAGGCTCGTCGAGGAGGTGAACGCCGACGAGGAGAACATCGAAGTCGTCGTCCGGCCCACTAACCCGTTCTGTCCCTCCGCACTGATGATCGTGGAGCAGGTCAAGGCCACCCTCGAGTCCGCCTTCGAGGGCGTGAACGTCGACGTGAAGCTGGTCGGACACGTGTTGACGGAGGAAGAAGAATGA
- a CDS encoding DNA topoisomerase, with protein sequence MNATLRIRNRPVAESTYTSLRGAKAEVVRVEREEREIHPKPPFETGTMLQAATRRLRLSSERVMQLAQDLFEGGLITYHRTDSTRVSEEGKRVARDYIRANFDPEDYNPRTWEPEAEHVEGAHECIRPTRPADAEELRTMVREGAIQTTVTLTSHHLRLYDLVFRRFVASQMKPAKVLYQEAVLEVEVKGVPVAELELSGVLEIVEPGFTKVLTEYDLPAYGIRETPELEEGDRLEIGDVEVLERHEEYPYDQSELVEDMRERGLGRPSTYAQIVEKLFRRGYVYEVPQRRWIFPTTRGEAVYEYLSTHYERFVSEETTRDLEERMDAVALGKAEYQEEMEKLYLELERVVEMPDPEP encoded by the coding sequence TTGAATGCGACACTCCGGATCCGGAACAGACCTGTCGCCGAGTCGACCTACACTTCGCTGAGGGGAGCGAAGGCTGAGGTCGTCCGAGTTGAGCGAGAGGAGCGTGAAATACACCCTAAACCACCTTTCGAAACCGGAACCATGCTTCAGGCGGCTACCCGACGACTTCGACTGTCGTCCGAGCGTGTCATGCAGCTGGCCCAGGACCTGTTCGAGGGAGGTCTCATCACATACCACCGGACCGACTCTACCAGGGTCTCGGAGGAGGGCAAGCGCGTAGCCCGGGACTACATCCGGGCTAACTTCGACCCCGAAGACTACAATCCGAGGACCTGGGAACCCGAGGCCGAGCACGTCGAAGGTGCTCACGAGTGTATAAGACCCACCAGACCGGCCGACGCCGAGGAGCTACGGACGATGGTTCGTGAGGGAGCGATTCAGACCACCGTCACGCTGACTTCTCACCATTTACGTCTTTACGATCTCGTCTTCCGACGTTTCGTAGCCAGCCAGATGAAGCCCGCGAAGGTCCTCTACCAGGAGGCCGTGCTGGAGGTCGAAGTCAAAGGAGTGCCCGTCGCGGAGCTCGAACTCAGCGGAGTTTTGGAGATCGTCGAGCCGGGCTTCACTAAGGTCCTAACGGAGTACGACCTGCCGGCGTACGGCATCCGGGAGACCCCGGAACTGGAGGAGGGAGATCGGCTCGAAATAGGCGACGTGGAGGTGCTGGAACGGCATGAAGAGTACCCGTACGATCAATCGGAGTTGGTTGAAGACATGCGAGAGCGGGGACTCGGCCGTCCTAGCACCTACGCGCAGATAGTCGAGAAGCTGTTCCGGCGTGGGTACGTGTACGAGGTACCGCAACGGAGGTGGATATTCCCGACGACCCGTGGTGAGGCCGTCTACGAGTACCTCAGTACCCACTACGAGCGGTTCGTATCGGAGGAAACTACGAGAGACCTGGAGGAACGCATGGACGCCGTAGCGCTCGGTAAGGCCGAGTATCAAGAGGAGATGGAAAAACTCTACCTAGAGCTCGAAAGGGTCGTCGAGATGCCTGACCCGGAACCGTGA
- the dcd gene encoding dCTP deaminase: MTVLSDRDIKRALEEGDIVVKPLEEEYLEEALGPASLDLRLGNEFVVFKTLHKPCIDPTVDAGENTERIVIDEDEEFVINPGELVLAVTHEWIEINAPDITGVLHGRSSLGRLGIQAHVEAGYVDPGWRGRLTLELVNFNPMPVKLRPGMRVVQIVFHRLSSPAERTYAESSGKYHGDERPSPSKMHLDFCRG; encoded by the coding sequence TTGACGGTACTTTCGGACCGAGATATCAAACGGGCATTGGAAGAGGGCGATATCGTCGTGAAGCCCCTCGAGGAGGAGTACCTCGAGGAGGCCCTCGGACCGGCCAGTCTGGATCTGCGCTTAGGCAACGAGTTCGTGGTGTTCAAAACACTCCATAAGCCCTGCATAGATCCAACGGTCGACGCCGGTGAGAACACGGAGCGGATAGTGATCGACGAAGATGAGGAGTTCGTGATCAACCCGGGCGAGCTCGTGCTGGCCGTCACGCACGAGTGGATCGAGATCAACGCACCGGACATAACTGGGGTCCTTCACGGACGCTCGTCGTTGGGCAGGCTCGGAATACAGGCCCACGTGGAGGCCGGATACGTGGATCCGGGATGGCGTGGGCGGCTGACGCTAGAACTGGTTAACTTCAACCCCATGCCCGTCAAGCTGCGGCCCGGCATGCGGGTGGTGCAGATAGTGTTCCACAGACTCTCCAGCCCCGCGGAGCGTACCTACGCGGAGTCCAGTGGTAAATACCACGGGGACGAGAGACCGTCACCCTCTAAGATGCACCTGGACTTCTGTCGCGGATAA
- a CDS encoding metallophosphoesterase family protein has protein sequence MDLRIAHVSDLHLDESRDKSVLEAAIERVKELHPDVVVVSGDIVKGWRPRHYGETERIFRALDVGKLLAVVPDNHDEMRGGEVVFRKHPYFRRKYREFTVKSPSFGELLMYPIILEGDGLCVIALDSTEADRSDGEVGLDQLLRAEELIREIEPEFIVLTMHHHVTPFPGLIDVSTVLDAGNLREFCVANGVDLVLVGHKHIPRVDYFASKEGGCAVSHAGTLCPEVARYVPPAFNVVDVERGEVVVQVLEYREGEFSEPKLMGRFRIEGEHLRPVELGYDPSKAWMRGY, from the coding sequence TTGGACCTGCGGATCGCACACGTTTCGGACCTCCATCTCGACGAATCCCGGGACAAGTCCGTACTGGAGGCGGCGATCGAGCGTGTCAAGGAACTTCATCCCGACGTCGTGGTGGTGTCCGGTGATATCGTGAAGGGGTGGCGTCCGAGACATTACGGTGAGACCGAGCGAATATTCCGGGCCCTGGATGTTGGCAAGCTACTGGCGGTCGTACCGGACAACCACGACGAGATGCGTGGGGGTGAGGTGGTTTTCAGGAAACACCCGTATTTTAGGAGAAAGTACAGGGAGTTCACCGTGAAAAGCCCCTCGTTCGGGGAGCTGTTGATGTACCCCATAATCCTAGAGGGAGACGGACTCTGCGTGATCGCGCTCGACTCCACCGAAGCGGACCGCAGTGACGGGGAGGTAGGGCTGGACCAGCTGCTCAGAGCCGAGGAGCTGATACGCGAGATCGAGCCGGAGTTCATCGTGCTCACGATGCATCACCACGTGACACCGTTCCCGGGCTTGATCGACGTGTCGACGGTCCTCGACGCCGGTAACCTCAGGGAGTTCTGCGTGGCCAACGGTGTGGACCTGGTGCTGGTGGGTCACAAACACATCCCTCGGGTCGACTACTTCGCCTCCAAAGAAGGAGGTTGTGCCGTCTCGCACGCGGGCACGCTGTGCCCGGAGGTCGCCCGTTATGTACCGCCGGCGTTCAACGTGGTGGACGTCGAGCGGGGGGAGGTAGTGGTGCAGGTCCTTGAGTACCGAGAAGGCGAGTTCAGCGAACCGAAGCTGATGGGACGTTTCAGGATCGAGGGGGAACATCTGCGTCCGGTAGAACTCGGGTACGACCCATCCAAAGCTTGGATGAGGGGCTACTGA
- the larC gene encoding nickel insertion protein gives MGLDYEPSHLMFLVTVLDDRDGEVLGDAIQKLIEREEVLACHAVPCVTKKNRPGHVLVVLVDGGEDPDRVAEDVARDIMVLTGSTGVDRFDADGVYSVPSRFEDVRVVYGEREWRVSVKIAETEEGEVVTVKAEFDECREIGEETGIPPREVKAMVEAAARVGGWVDLKEREIKVQ, from the coding sequence ATGGGGTTGGACTACGAGCCTTCACACTTGATGTTCCTGGTTACGGTATTGGACGATCGGGACGGCGAGGTGCTGGGCGACGCGATTCAAAAGCTGATCGAGCGCGAGGAAGTACTCGCGTGTCACGCGGTCCCGTGTGTGACGAAGAAGAACCGGCCCGGACACGTCCTGGTGGTTTTAGTGGACGGTGGTGAGGATCCCGACCGGGTGGCGGAGGACGTCGCCCGTGATATCATGGTGTTAACCGGGTCCACGGGCGTCGACAGGTTCGACGCCGACGGGGTGTACTCCGTACCCTCCAGGTTCGAGGACGTTCGGGTGGTGTACGGTGAGCGTGAATGGAGGGTCAGCGTCAAGATCGCGGAGACCGAGGAGGGGGAGGTAGTCACGGTGAAGGCGGAGTTCGACGAGTGTCGTGAGATCGGTGAGGAAACGGGGATCCCACCGCGCGAAGTGAAGGCCATGGTGGAGGCCGCCGCGAGGGTCGGAGGTTGGGTCGACCTCAAGGAACGCGAGATTAAAGTTCAGTAG